A stretch of the Aegilops tauschii subsp. strangulata cultivar AL8/78 chromosome 4, Aet v6.0, whole genome shotgun sequence genome encodes the following:
- the LOC109736964 gene encoding uncharacterized protein encodes MASTCNNSSSFKVHKSLVTCQTIRPLSICNEYPSTSICSKPLASCDSLKIIIRSSSPARRAILSDMGYEFTVMSADIDEKAIRREKPEELVKALAEAKADAIQLNLRNRDSRDLPTLLITSDQVKVSKGMIRERPTSTEEAREFIKGYSGDVAFAVNYILVTNLSTGGRKGGWDIPEVKEGGMTCVAGGLRLMHPSSLPFIKELVGTMDSVRGLPKNLTEKLIRESLQETVEM; translated from the exons ATGGCTTCCACCTGCAACAACTCCTCATCGTTCAAGGTACACAAATCTCTTGTGACTTGTCAAACTATACGGCCTCTCAGCATTTGCAATGAGTATCCTTCAACCTCGATCTGCTCTAAGCCTCTCGCTTCATGCGATTCCTTGAAGATCATAATCAGGTCGTCGTCGCCGGCGCGCCGCGCGATCCTGTCAGACATGGGATACGAGTTCACGGTCATG AGCGCCGACATCGACGAGAAGGCCATCAGGAGGGAGAAGCCGGAGGAGCTGGTCAAAGCCTTGGCCGAGGCCAAG GCCGACGCCATTCAACTGAACCTTCGTAATCGAGACAGCAGAGATCTGCCTACCCTTCTGATCACTTCTGACCAG GTTAAGGTGAGCAAAGGGATGATACGGGAGAGGCCGACGAGCACGGAGGAAGCCAGGGAATTCATCAAGG GGTACTCGGGTGATGTAGCGTTTGCAGTGAATTATATCCTCGTGACCAACCTGAGCACCGGGGGTAGGAAAGGGGGTTGGGATATACCTGAG GTGAAGGAAGGAGGCATGACTTGCGTGGCTGGGGGCCTCAGGCTCATGCATCCATCATCTTTGCCGTTCATCAAGGAACTA GTCGGTACGATGGATAGCGTTCGAGGACTTCCCAAGAACCTCACCGAGAAGCTCATTCGAGAATCCCTACAAGAAACTGTTGAAATGTAG